One Ardenticatenales bacterium DNA segment encodes these proteins:
- a CDS encoding biotin--[acetyl-CoA-carboxylase] ligase, with protein MDTPLSPANITQALTTRWLGHTCYYFPQIDSTNLWLRQEASLREDMSHGALAITDFQTRGRGRLERRWEAPANSNLLFSLFFRPNWSPARANWLTMLAGLAAVEGIAHVTGLQVCLKWPNDVVVPTPDGGWRKLGGILLEGVWRDGRLAQAVLGIGLNVNAPRADLPAFAIPATSILVETGQPGDRLRLLAQLLARLEARYEAADAGQSPQPAWEARLILRRQEVRIQDGGETVLRGIFAGTDDWGNLLLRDNAGKLHTISAGDVSLHRP; from the coding sequence ATGGACACCCCCTTATCGCCAGCGAACATTACCCAGGCTCTAACAACCCGGTGGTTGGGGCATACGTGCTATTACTTCCCCCAGATTGATTCCACAAACCTGTGGCTGCGACAAGAAGCGAGCCTGCGCGAGGATATGTCACATGGCGCGCTGGCAATTACGGATTTTCAGACACGGGGGCGGGGGCGACTGGAGCGGCGCTGGGAAGCGCCGGCCAACAGCAATCTGCTCTTTTCCCTGTTTTTCCGCCCCAACTGGTCGCCGGCGCGGGCAAACTGGCTGACGATGTTGGCCGGGCTGGCCGCCGTGGAAGGGATCGCCCACGTCACGGGGCTACAAGTGTGTCTGAAGTGGCCGAATGATGTGGTTGTGCCCACGCCGGATGGGGGGTGGCGCAAACTGGGCGGCATTTTGCTGGAGGGGGTGTGGCGCGATGGGCGGCTGGCGCAGGCGGTGTTGGGGATCGGGTTGAACGTGAACGCGCCGCGGGCTGATCTGCCGGCATTTGCCATCCCCGCAACGAGCATTCTGGTGGAAACGGGACAGCCGGGCGACCGCTTGCGGCTACTGGCGCAGTTATTGGCGCGTCTGGAGGCGCGTTATGAGGCAGCGGATGCCGGGCAATCTCCACAACCGGCCTGGGAAGCCCGCCTTATTTTGCGCCGGCAGGAGGTGCGGATTCAGGATGGCGGGGAGACGGTGCTGCGGGGGATTTTTGCCGGCACGGATGATTGGGGGAACTTGCTACTGCGGGACAATGCCGGCAAACTGCACACCATTTCCGCCGGAGATGTCAGCCTGCACCGGCCTTGA
- a CDS encoding penicillin acylase family protein, giving the protein MNRLARVLLILVSLLLAVVVVVAGILIYTVRRPFPKTNGNITVTGLQAEVNIYRDEYGIPHIYAQNADDLFFAEGYVHAQDRFWQMEFWRHIAFGRLSEMVGDATLDTDTFIRTVGFNRISEATLAMYEQDQPEALHILEAYSAGVNAYLAQHKDDFSLTQTLLGLQSEPWEIEPWTPLDTIGWATVMSWDLSGNWQGELARADLLQKLGPEKTAELRPFYPENRPVIAPDAKGNAGLPVPAVVEQVDWSRVNMGVLAGMPANGLALGNGPFVGSNNWVVSGEHTATGMPLLADDPHLSIQMPSIWYEVGLHAPGWDVVGFSFAGTPGVIIGHNNKIAWGVTNVGPDVQDLFIEKLNPDNPDQYEFEGEWQDMTIIPEVIRVNGGDDVTVNVRLTRHGPLMNDVVDELSNPLALQWATAEPSRLLLAILGLNQAQDYEEFRDAMQYWDTAAQNTVYADVEGNIAYQMPGRVPLRKAGDGTVPVPGWTGEYEWDGWIPYEALPALYNPDSGFIVTANNAVVGPDYPYLIEKTWANGDRAQRITDMIAEVIATRPINAEDFGRIHMDSKSLLAESYVPLLTGLSSSDADVQAALERLRGWDLQERRDSVPAALFEIFFMNLARDTIADDIGGDITDGRTDAAISFVFFHKLAQEPDSPWWDNVNTGSQESRDDVILQAMGETIDWFQDNLGGSMNDWTWGRIHDATFVSDPLGQSGISLLESMVNRGPFPADGGSSLVNATGWSYGDPAHVTWHPSMRMIVDLSNLDDSLSVIPTGQSGHPYNKHYDDEIALWLNGQYHPMRFSEEAVQQAVQDHLVLQPGP; this is encoded by the coding sequence ATGAATCGTCTGGCACGGGTTTTACTCATTTTGGTTTCGCTGCTCCTGGCCGTTGTGGTCGTGGTTGCCGGCATTCTCATCTATACCGTGCGCCGCCCCTTCCCCAAAACTAATGGTAACATCACTGTAACCGGGTTGCAGGCGGAAGTCAACATCTACCGCGACGAGTACGGCATCCCACACATCTACGCCCAAAATGCGGATGACCTTTTCTTTGCCGAAGGGTACGTACACGCGCAGGATCGCTTCTGGCAGATGGAGTTCTGGCGGCACATTGCCTTTGGCCGCCTCTCCGAAATGGTGGGGGACGCGACGCTGGATACGGACACCTTCATCCGCACGGTGGGCTTCAATCGTATTTCCGAAGCCACGCTGGCGATGTATGAGCAGGATCAACCCGAGGCGCTGCACATCCTGGAAGCGTACAGTGCGGGGGTGAATGCGTACCTGGCGCAGCACAAAGATGATTTTTCTCTGACGCAGACGCTGCTGGGGCTACAAAGCGAGCCGTGGGAGATTGAGCCGTGGACGCCGCTGGATACGATTGGTTGGGCCACGGTGATGTCCTGGGACTTGTCCGGGAACTGGCAGGGCGAACTGGCGCGGGCCGATTTGTTGCAGAAGTTGGGACCGGAGAAGACGGCGGAACTGCGCCCGTTCTACCCGGAAAATCGGCCCGTAATTGCGCCGGATGCGAAAGGGAATGCCGGGTTGCCCGTGCCGGCAGTGGTGGAGCAGGTCGATTGGTCGCGGGTGAATATGGGCGTTTTGGCAGGAATGCCGGCAAACGGCCTTGCCCTGGGTAATGGTCCTTTCGTGGGCAGCAACAACTGGGTCGTCAGTGGCGAACACACAGCCACGGGGATGCCCCTGCTGGCGGATGATCCGCACCTGAGCATCCAGATGCCATCTATTTGGTACGAAGTCGGGCTTCATGCGCCTGGTTGGGATGTGGTGGGCTTCTCTTTTGCCGGCACGCCCGGCGTCATCATCGGCCATAACAACAAAATCGCCTGGGGCGTCACCAACGTCGGCCCCGACGTGCAAGACCTCTTCATAGAAAAACTCAACCCGGACAACCCGGATCAGTACGAATTCGAGGGCGAATGGCAAGACATGACCATCATCCCCGAAGTCATCCGCGTCAACGGCGGCGACGACGTCACCGTAAACGTGCGTCTCACCCGCCACGGTCCCCTCATGAACGACGTTGTGGATGAACTGAGCAACCCCCTTGCCTTGCAATGGGCCACCGCCGAACCCTCCCGCCTGCTATTGGCTATCCTCGGGCTGAACCAGGCGCAGGATTACGAGGAATTCCGCGACGCCATGCAGTATTGGGACACGGCGGCGCAGAACACCGTCTACGCCGACGTGGAAGGCAACATCGCCTACCAGATGCCTGGGCGCGTCCCTTTGCGTAAAGCAGGCGACGGCACGGTCCCCGTCCCCGGTTGGACCGGCGAATACGAATGGGATGGCTGGATTCCCTACGAGGCGCTCCCCGCCCTTTACAACCCCGATTCCGGCTTCATCGTCACCGCCAACAACGCCGTCGTCGGTCCCGACTACCCCTACCTGATTGAAAAAACGTGGGCCAACGGCGACCGCGCCCAGCGCATCACGGACATGATCGCGGAAGTCATCGCCACGCGCCCCATCAATGCCGAGGACTTTGGCCGCATTCACATGGACAGCAAATCCCTCCTGGCCGAATCCTACGTGCCTCTGCTGACAGGCTTGAGCAGCAGCGACGCGGATGTGCAGGCAGCTTTGGAGCGGCTGCGCGGCTGGGATTTACAGGAACGACGGGACAGCGTGCCGGCAGCCCTGTTTGAAATTTTCTTCATGAACCTGGCGCGGGACACCATCGCGGACGACATTGGCGGCGACATCACCGATGGGCGCACGGACGCGGCCATCAGCTTCGTCTTCTTCCACAAACTGGCGCAGGAGCCAGACTCTCCCTGGTGGGACAACGTGAACACCGGCAGCCAGGAAAGCCGCGACGACGTGATTTTGCAGGCAATGGGCGAGACCATCGACTGGTTCCAGGACAATCTGGGCGGCAGCATGAACGACTGGACCTGGGGGCGCATCCACGACGCCACGTTTGTCAGCGATCCCCTGGGGCAAAGCGGCATCAGTCTGCTGGAGAGCATGGTCAACCGCGGCCCTTTCCCCGCGGATGGCGGCAGCAGCCTGGTCAACGCCACCGGCTGGAGTTACGGCGACCCCGCGCACGTCACCTGGCACCCCTCCATGCGCATGATTGTGGACCTGAGCAACCTGGACGACAGCCTCTCCGTGATCCCCACCGGGCAGAGCGGCCACCCGTACAATAAGCATTATGACGACGAAATTGCGTTGTGGCTCAACGGGCAGTACCACCCGATGCGGTTTAGCGAGGAAGCCGTGCAGCAAGCCGTGCAAGACCACCTGGTCCTGCAACCAGGTCCTTAG
- a CDS encoding ferrochelatase, with amino-acid sequence MSNIHYPLGVLVMAYGGPDSLDEIPGYLADIRGGRPTTSAVLAEISHNYQLIGGKSPLPGISRQQVAALAARLDPALFRCYLGMRHWSPWIEDVVGQMVDDGITHAVSLVLAPHYSQLSVAKYQAKIADGLEMYRGQITFAHVTSYHDAPLLIEALANRVQAGLRRWPEEERESVHVIFSAHSLPARIMKMGDPYDSQLRETARLTAARAGVPASRWSWSYQSAGRSPEPWLGPQLPDHLAALAGQGIQNVVAIPVGFVADHVEILYDIDIQAREVARRHGIRLERPPALNTDPLFIAALLDQVRQRAAPWLPAAAVA; translated from the coding sequence ATGAGTAACATCCATTATCCTCTGGGCGTGCTGGTTATGGCCTACGGCGGCCCTGACTCACTCGACGAAATCCCCGGCTATCTGGCCGATATTCGCGGCGGGCGTCCGACCACCTCCGCCGTCCTGGCGGAAATCAGCCACAATTACCAGCTAATAGGGGGCAAATCGCCGCTGCCGGGCATCTCCCGCCAACAGGTGGCGGCTCTGGCGGCGCGGCTTGACCCCGCTTTGTTCCGCTGCTACCTGGGGATGCGCCATTGGTCTCCCTGGATTGAGGACGTGGTGGGGCAGATGGTCGACGACGGCATCACTCATGCCGTCAGCCTGGTGCTGGCCCCGCACTACAGTCAATTGAGCGTGGCGAAGTACCAGGCCAAGATTGCCGATGGTCTGGAGATGTATCGCGGGCAGATAACGTTTGCCCACGTGACCAGTTACCATGACGCGCCGCTGCTGATAGAGGCGCTGGCGAATCGCGTGCAGGCGGGTCTGCGGCGCTGGCCGGAAGAGGAGCGGGAATCGGTTCACGTCATCTTCAGCGCGCATAGTTTGCCGGCACGTATCATGAAAATGGGCGATCCTTACGACAGCCAACTACGAGAAACGGCCCGATTGACGGCAGCGCGCGCGGGTGTGCCGGCATCTCGCTGGTCCTGGAGCTATCAATCAGCCGGGCGCAGTCCCGAACCGTGGCTGGGGCCGCAACTGCCGGACCATCTGGCGGCGCTGGCCGGGCAAGGCATCCAGAACGTGGTCGCCATTCCCGTGGGCTTCGTGGCGGACCACGTCGAAATCCTGTATGACATTGACATCCAGGCGCGGGAAGTGGCCCGCCGCCACGGCATCCGGCTGGAACGTCCACCAGCCTTGAACACCGATCCCCTGTTTATCGCCGCCCTGCTGGACCAGGTGCGGCAACGCGCCGCGCCCTGGCTGCCGGCAGCCGCCGTCGCGTGA
- a CDS encoding chlorite dismutase family protein, with protein MTDNNSQLVDISEKGRRANGQTISSDRRLFMQFLAFGDCTRVEPLTTALESENIPGVLYADINDPRGIALLTFSENPDYFLTTVRAFLNRPPFNDLTPKPEHTMLGRTYALGYEPDLEESLIRRPRQRVTSPIWPWAIWYPLRRAGSFERLSTEEQRIILMEHGGVGRAYGRAGLGTDIRLACHGLDKNDNDFVVGLIGPELYPLSSIVQRMRKTKQTSLYLERLGPFFAGKAIWQKDCPST; from the coding sequence ATGACTGACAACAATTCGCAACTCGTGGACATTAGCGAAAAAGGACGCCGGGCCAATGGACAGACCATCTCCAGCGACCGCCGCCTGTTCATGCAGTTCCTGGCCTTTGGCGACTGCACGCGGGTCGAGCCGCTGACCACGGCGCTGGAGAGCGAGAACATCCCCGGTGTCCTGTACGCGGACATCAACGATCCGCGCGGCATTGCGCTGCTCACCTTCAGCGAAAACCCCGACTATTTCCTGACAACGGTGCGCGCGTTCCTCAACCGCCCCCCTTTCAACGATTTGACGCCGAAACCGGAACATACCATGCTGGGACGCACCTATGCGCTGGGGTATGAGCCGGACCTGGAGGAGTCGTTGATTCGCCGCCCGCGCCAGCGCGTCACTTCTCCCATATGGCCCTGGGCAATCTGGTATCCGCTACGCCGCGCCGGTTCCTTCGAGCGGCTTTCCACCGAGGAGCAGCGCATCATTCTCATGGAACACGGCGGCGTGGGACGCGCTTATGGGCGCGCGGGCCTGGGCACGGATATTCGCCTGGCCTGCCACGGTCTGGATAAAAATGACAATGATTTTGTGGTCGGCTTGATTGGCCCCGAACTGTACCCCTTGTCTTCCATTGTGCAGCGAATGCGGAAGACGAAGCAGACTTCCCTGTATCTGGAACGGTTGGGGCCGTTTTTTGCCGGCAAAGCCATCTGGCAAAAAGACTGCCCCTCCACATAG
- the mtaB gene encoding tRNA (N(6)-L-threonylcarbamoyladenosine(37)-C(2))-methylthiotransferase MtaB produces the protein MKVLLHSIGCRLNQSEIETMARQLLAAGHEIVTDATAADKVVINTCAVTAEAARDARGLTRRFHRQNEAAEIILTGCYATLAPRELARLPGTAAIVPNQDKSDLVPMLAPTARIDLPLFEQEPVLREFLAGSSGNTRAFVKVQDGCDNHCTFCVTTVARGVGQSRHLGDVVAEIQALRAAGYQEAVLTGVHLGSYGHDLGGPVGLRDLVQAILTHTDIPRLRLSSLEPWDIAPDFFALWQNPRLMPHLHLPLQSGSDGVLRRMARRTRRAGFRALTAAAQAGIPHLNLTTDIIVGFPGETEADFAQSLDLVREVGFSRLHVFSYSRRPGTAAAGMSHQIPAAIKKERSRRMIALGHELGQAFHRQYEGDVRPVLWETVAGADDDGLRWVGYTDNYIRVVAYGPEDLGNRVTPTRLHSAQADGMQGATSLATQPAK, from the coding sequence ATGAAAGTCTTGCTCCACAGCATCGGCTGCCGCCTCAACCAGAGCGAAATCGAAACAATGGCCCGTCAACTGCTGGCGGCGGGGCATGAGATCGTCACCGACGCCACCGCGGCGGACAAAGTCGTCATCAACACCTGCGCCGTCACCGCCGAGGCCGCCCGCGACGCCCGCGGCCTCACGCGCCGCTTCCACCGCCAAAACGAAGCGGCGGAGATCATCCTCACCGGCTGCTACGCCACCCTTGCCCCGCGCGAACTGGCCCGCCTGCCCGGAACCGCCGCCATCGTCCCCAACCAGGACAAAAGCGACCTCGTGCCAATGTTGGCTCCCACAGCACGCATCGATTTACCCCTGTTTGAGCAGGAACCGGTGCTGCGCGAATTCCTGGCCGGAAGCAGCGGCAACACGCGCGCCTTCGTAAAAGTGCAGGATGGCTGCGACAACCACTGCACCTTCTGCGTCACCACCGTCGCCCGTGGCGTGGGGCAGAGCCGCCACCTGGGGGATGTGGTAGCCGAAATCCAGGCGTTGCGCGCGGCAGGCTACCAGGAAGCGGTGTTGACGGGCGTGCATCTGGGCAGCTATGGGCACGACCTGGGCGGTCCGGTTGGGCTGCGCGATCTGGTACAGGCCATTCTCACGCATACGGATATTCCTCGCCTGCGGCTTTCCTCGCTAGAGCCATGGGATATTGCGCCCGACTTCTTCGCATTGTGGCAAAATCCGCGCCTGATGCCCCACCTACATCTGCCCTTGCAGTCGGGCAGCGATGGCGTGCTGCGGCGCATGGCGCGGCGCACGCGGCGGGCCGGTTTCCGCGCGCTCACCGCCGCTGCACAGGCCGGCATTCCCCACCTCAATCTGACGACGGACATCATCGTGGGCTTCCCCGGCGAAACGGAAGCGGATTTTGCGCAAAGCCTGGATTTGGTGCGCGAAGTGGGCTTCTCCCGCCTGCATGTGTTCAGTTATAGCCGGCGTCCGGGGACGGCTGCTGCCGGCATGTCACACCAAATTCCCGCCGCCATCAAAAAAGAACGCAGCCGGCGCATGATCGCCCTCGGCCACGAACTAGGCCAGGCATTTCACCGCCAGTATGAGGGGGATGTGCGTCCCGTGTTGTGGGAAACGGTCGCGGGAGCGGATGACGATGGCCTGCGCTGGGTCGGCTACACAGACAATTACATTCGCGTGGTCGCCTATGGACCGGAAGACCTGGGCAATCGCGTCACGCCCACGCGCCTGCACAGCGCCCAGGCGGACGGGATGCAAGGCGCTACCAGCCTGGCAACGCAACCCGCGAAATGA
- a CDS encoding aryl-sulfate sulfotransferase: protein MKKWMIVLLVLGLFFAASATYAQSQEVNAPQTVTLTADLPSGQPVGTVVTWTVTDDIADPVDYCFRFGRLGEAMQLMVDYSDKNVFPWAPLEDGVYVVEASVRNLATGEVTVVTQTFDLLPRATSTPVVTAIDHPLIALYSAPACVVGGEMRVFFKPLGGAAVMATNAKPCTGTHSMNFYVAGMKANTNYVIMHEITSPNQDTVYGPWRFFQTGSLPYAFPNHQIKNPPDAQTSLVEGVLLVGPGPSFGQAPVPRLQYATNLVGDVIWYDSTDYELQPNLTRLLPGGNRLYDVYGERRGFVLRESDLAGRIVHETTVRRVSEQLVALGYFPATSFHHDAIRLPNGDTAVLGSTERILVDMQGEGPVDVLGDYVLVLDPQWQLKWVWDPFEKMDTARMAVLGERCLNEAPGCPPVLLAPIANDWMHTNAISYSAVDGNLLLSVRHQDWLVKIDYADGGGSGDIIWRMGAEGDFVPVADDPSPWFSHQHDADLIGAAQNQIVLYDNGNTRCHEAQSPCNSRGQVWSFDENGMTATLETNADLGRYSMALGSAQVLLNGNYHFGSGIVLRPQLPLFFSFADEALPDGSIDYTLQGEYSAYRSYRLRNLYTPPGQGEGNN, encoded by the coding sequence ATGAAGAAGTGGATGATTGTTTTGCTCGTGCTGGGGTTGTTTTTTGCTGCGTCGGCGACGTATGCGCAAAGCCAGGAGGTCAACGCCCCCCAGACTGTCACCTTGACGGCGGATCTGCCTTCGGGGCAACCGGTGGGGACGGTGGTCACCTGGACGGTCACGGATGACATCGCCGACCCGGTGGATTACTGCTTTCGTTTTGGCCGATTAGGGGAGGCCATGCAGTTGATGGTGGATTACAGCGACAAGAACGTGTTTCCCTGGGCGCCGCTGGAGGATGGGGTTTATGTGGTGGAGGCCTCGGTACGCAATTTAGCCACGGGCGAGGTGACGGTGGTGACGCAGACGTTTGATCTGCTGCCGCGGGCGACGAGTACGCCGGTGGTGACGGCTATTGATCATCCACTGATCGCTCTGTACAGTGCGCCTGCCTGCGTGGTGGGCGGGGAGATGCGTGTGTTCTTCAAGCCTTTGGGTGGGGCGGCCGTGATGGCCACGAATGCAAAGCCGTGTACGGGGACGCACTCGATGAATTTTTATGTTGCCGGCATGAAGGCCAACACCAACTACGTCATCATGCACGAGATCACCAGCCCCAACCAGGACACCGTGTACGGGCCGTGGCGCTTTTTCCAGACAGGCAGCCTGCCCTACGCCTTTCCTAATCATCAGATCAAGAATCCGCCCGATGCCCAGACCAGCCTGGTGGAAGGCGTGTTGCTGGTGGGACCGGGGCCGAGCTTTGGGCAAGCGCCCGTGCCGCGTTTGCAGTACGCCACCAACCTCGTGGGCGATGTTATTTGGTACGACAGCACCGATTACGAATTGCAACCCAACCTGACGCGCCTGCTGCCCGGCGGCAATCGCCTCTACGACGTCTACGGCGAACGGCGCGGCTTTGTGCTGCGCGAGAGCGACCTGGCGGGTCGCATTGTGCATGAAACGACGGTGCGGCGCGTCAGTGAGCAGCTTGTGGCCCTGGGGTACTTCCCCGCCACCAGTTTTCATCACGACGCGATTCGCCTGCCCAACGGAGACACGGCGGTTTTGGGCAGCACGGAGCGTATCCTGGTGGATATGCAGGGAGAAGGACCCGTTGATGTATTAGGCGACTATGTGCTCGTGTTGGACCCGCAATGGCAGTTGAAGTGGGTGTGGGACCCGTTTGAGAAAATGGATACGGCGCGTATGGCGGTGCTCGGCGAACGTTGCCTGAACGAGGCGCCGGGCTGCCCCCCCGTGCTATTGGCCCCCATTGCCAACGATTGGATGCACACCAATGCTATCAGCTATTCGGCGGTGGATGGGAATCTGCTGCTTTCCGTGCGGCATCAGGACTGGTTGGTGAAAATTGACTACGCTGATGGCGGCGGCAGCGGCGACATCATCTGGCGCATGGGCGCGGAGGGGGATTTTGTGCCGGTGGCGGACGATCCGTCCCCCTGGTTTTCGCACCAACATGACGCCGATCTGATCGGCGCGGCGCAGAATCAAATTGTGTTGTATGACAACGGTAACACGCGCTGCCATGAGGCGCAGTCGCCGTGCAACAGCCGTGGCCAGGTGTGGTCGTTTGATGAAAACGGGATGACGGCCACGTTGGAGACGAATGCTGACCTGGGGCGGTATTCGATGGCTCTGGGCAGTGCGCAAGTTCTGCTAAACGGCAATTATCATTTTGGTTCAGGCATTGTGCTGCGACCGCAATTGCCGTTGTTTTTCAGCTTTGCGGACGAGGCGCTGCCGGACGGGAGCATCGACTACACGCTGCAAGGGGAGTATAGTGCGTATCGTAGCTACCGGCTGCGGAATCTGTACACGCCGCCAGGACAGGGGGAGGGGAATAATTAA
- the hemL gene encoding glutamate-1-semialdehyde 2,1-aminomutase, translating into MMLPITKSIALFAAAQECLPGGVNSPVRAFRAVGGQPLFIDHGAGAYLFDVDGNRYIDYVLSWGPLIAGHAHPTVVAALQAAVTRGTSYGAPNAQEVTLARLVTTMMPHIEMVRFVNSGTEATMSALRLARAFTGRHKILKFAGNYHGHADLLLVQAGSGVATLGLPDSPGVPPATTADTLVAPYNDLATTERLVEQFGDQLAAIIVEPVSGNMGLVPPLPGFLGGLRQLATQAGALLIFDEVMTGFRVHPGGAQTLYGVRPDLTALGKVIGGGLPVGAYGGRREIMEMVAPVGPMYQAGTLSGNPLAMTAGLATLGILRQPGVWAVLEEMGEMLVDGLRERAEDAGIPVRISRVGTMFGLFFHDQPVVDWETARRANTDRFKAYFQAMLAQGIYLAPSQFEAGFISTAHGPAEIGATLDAAAHAFAQLP; encoded by the coding sequence CTGATGCTACCTATTACCAAATCCATCGCCCTGTTCGCCGCCGCCCAGGAATGCCTGCCGGGTGGCGTCAACTCGCCTGTGCGCGCCTTTCGCGCCGTGGGTGGACAGCCTTTGTTCATCGACCACGGCGCGGGGGCCTATCTATTCGACGTGGATGGCAATCGCTACATTGATTACGTACTGTCCTGGGGGCCGCTCATTGCCGGTCACGCGCACCCGACCGTGGTGGCGGCGCTGCAAGCAGCCGTAACCCGCGGCACCAGCTACGGCGCGCCCAATGCCCAGGAGGTGACGCTGGCGCGCCTGGTGACGACGATGATGCCGCACATTGAAATGGTGCGCTTTGTAAATTCAGGAACGGAGGCAACGATGAGCGCGTTGCGGTTGGCGCGCGCGTTCACGGGGCGGCACAAGATTCTCAAGTTTGCCGGCAATTACCACGGCCACGCGGATTTGTTGTTGGTGCAGGCGGGGTCCGGCGTGGCAACATTGGGCCTGCCGGACAGCCCCGGCGTGCCACCGGCGACAACGGCGGACACGTTGGTCGCGCCCTACAACGACCTGGCGACAACGGAGCGGCTGGTTGAGCAGTTTGGCGACCAGCTTGCGGCCATCATTGTGGAGCCGGTGAGCGGTAACATGGGGCTGGTTCCGCCGCTGCCCGGTTTTTTGGGGGGTCTGCGGCAGTTGGCAACACAGGCGGGTGCGCTGCTCATTTTTGACGAGGTGATGACGGGCTTTCGCGTTCATCCCGGCGGCGCGCAAACGTTATATGGCGTGCGGCCAGACCTGACGGCGCTGGGAAAGGTGATCGGCGGTGGGCTGCCGGTAGGCGCGTATGGGGGACGGCGGGAGATCATGGAGATGGTGGCACCGGTGGGGCCGATGTATCAGGCGGGGACGTTATCCGGCAATCCCCTGGCGATGACGGCGGGATTGGCGACGTTGGGGATTTTGCGGCAGCCGGGGGTGTGGGCTGTCTTGGAGGAGATGGGGGAGATGCTGGTGGATGGATTGCGGGAGAGGGCGGAAGATGCCGGCATTCCCGTACGGATCAGCCGCGTAGGAACAATGTTTGGCCTGTTCTTCCACGACCAACCCGTCGTGGACTGGGAAACAGCGCGTCGCGCCAACACGGATCGCTTCAAAGCCTATTTCCAGGCCATGCTGGCGCAGGGCATCTACCTGGCTCCATCCCAATTTGAAGCCGGCTTCATCTCCACCGCACACGGCCCCGCCGAGATCGGCGCGACCCTGGACGCCGCCGCACACGCCTTTGCCCAACTGCCATAG
- the hemE gene encoding uroporphyrinogen decarboxylase — protein sequence MTITAPVTADIPETPAPEPTAPFLRACHRLSTVHTPVWLMRQAGRYMAEYRAIRAQHSMLDVIQTPELAAAVTMQPIDAFNLDAAIIFADILPPLIGMGLQLEFVKGEGPVIHNPITRAYDIDRLATPPAAETMPATLEAIRLVAAELGPRDIPLIGFAGAPFTLASYAIEGGSSKTYTKVKSLMYNEPAAWKRLMTRLVTVQADYLRQQAQAGAAALQLFDSWAGLALGMQDYVRYVQPYNTTLFQMLRQTGVPLINFSTGTAPYLAQVAACGGDVIGVDWRMPLDWAWAQIGAEQAIQGNLDPVALLSPWRELRARIDDVLDRAANRPGHIFNLGHGIFPNTPVENVRRLVDYVHERTARRPHE from the coding sequence ATGACGATCACTGCTCCCGTAACCGCCGACATCCCGGAAACCCCTGCCCCGGAACCCACCGCCCCTTTCCTGCGCGCCTGCCACCGCCTGTCCACTGTCCATACGCCCGTCTGGCTGATGCGGCAGGCAGGCCGCTACATGGCCGAGTATCGCGCCATTCGCGCCCAACACAGTATGCTGGACGTTATCCAGACGCCAGAACTGGCCGCCGCCGTCACCATGCAGCCCATTGATGCGTTCAACCTGGACGCGGCCATCATCTTCGCCGACATCCTGCCCCCGTTGATAGGCATGGGATTGCAGCTTGAGTTCGTCAAAGGAGAAGGTCCCGTCATCCACAATCCCATCACCCGCGCCTACGACATTGACCGACTGGCAACGCCGCCCGCCGCGGAAACCATGCCCGCCACCCTGGAAGCAATCAGACTCGTCGCCGCCGAACTCGGGCCGCGCGACATCCCGCTCATTGGCTTCGCCGGCGCGCCATTCACGCTGGCGAGCTATGCCATTGAAGGGGGCAGTTCCAAAACGTACACGAAAGTCAAGTCCTTGATGTACAACGAGCCTGCTGCCTGGAAACGGCTGATGACCCGGCTGGTGACCGTGCAGGCGGACTACTTGAGGCAGCAGGCACAGGCCGGGGCGGCCGCGCTGCAACTGTTTGACTCCTGGGCCGGCCTGGCGCTGGGGATGCAAGATTATGTGCGCTACGTGCAGCCCTATAACACCACCCTCTTCCAGATGCTGCGACAAACAGGCGTGCCGCTGATCAATTTCAGCACCGGAACCGCCCCCTATCTGGCTCAGGTCGCTGCCTGCGGCGGCGACGTCATCGGTGTCGATTGGCGCATGCCGTTGGATTGGGCCTGGGCGCAAATTGGCGCGGAGCAGGCGATTCAAGGCAACCTCGATCCGGTGGCCTTGTTGTCTCCCTGGCGGGAACTGCGGGCGCGCATTGACGACGTACTGGACCGGGCGGCGAACCGTCCGGGGCATATTTTTAACCTGGGGCACGGCATCTTCCCCAATACACCGGTGGAGAACGTGCGGCGGCTGGTTGATTACGTCCACGAACGAACGGCAAGGAGGCCACATGAGTAA